The Salvelinus fontinalis isolate EN_2023a chromosome 7, ASM2944872v1, whole genome shotgun sequence genomic sequence CTCCATGGCAACAATCACCAAGCTCCGGGAGACGTGTCGAGCACGCATCATCGCTGAGGAGTCCTGACCCCATCCTCCTGACCTGTCAATCAAACACACTGCACATTCCGGGCTGGGTCCCAACACTCCTTAATGGTCTCCTCGGATCCTATCCCTCACTGTTGGGACAGTGCCCTAGACTGTTTTGTACTCTTTAGCATGACTACCATGTATGTAGACTACTAGGGGTGAAAAGGTGTTACGAGTACCGACAAATTAATTAGTAACTATCCTGTGGGGGTACGCTGTACTGGTTAAACATGAGCCCATCACAATAATTAACAACAAAGACGCCATTGAAACCTTCTGGCTATTACACTATTATCATTACTGTATGAAAGTTACATGAAATAAATATATTTCGTGAATGGACTTGAAAACATGGAATACGCTCAAATGCGGTTTGGTAATAAGGTGATTGGCCGAGACGCGCGGACAGCAGTGGACGCGGTGAGGTTACCAGACTGATGTCGACCTAATGAGTGACGTCGCTGGGTGTCATTCATCAAATGGCGGCTGCACAGATGCACGAATTCAACATGAGGTTTAGTCCAGCATTGGTGTTAACCAGCCCTGGACGTCTTGGTTCATGTAGACCTGAATGTACACATGTAGCTAGATAGCAGAGTTAAGACATTACACTCCATCTAACTGAGGATCCCATTTTGTcctacaaaagtagtgcactatatagggccctggtctatagtagtgcactatatatagggaatagggtgccaattgagaTGTAACTCGTGTGAGACTCATGTTGCTGACTGAAGCTCATCTTAACTGGAATAAACATTTATTTAAGAACAAGATTTGGATTCTATGACTCTGCACTTTTCTCCTCTGAGTGATGAGATCACTGATGACGTTGGGAAGCAGACTTCAAGCATATGGTCCGTTGTCGTAGATGAACGAGTGTCCGTTGTAGTGCACTAGAAACGAGCCTGATTCTTTGTACACCAGACACTATTAAATAAACTACTGACTCTTTCCTCCTTCACAATCatgtgacaccccccccccccctctgttctTTCTGATACTTTTGTAGTCCCTGTAATCTCTAGTGCTGGGAACTACAAACCCCATCTATTCTCAACTCAGGAAGCAGAAGAAAGTTTCAAATGTCTTTTATTGACCTTAGCAAGATGCATAATAGAAACATGATCAAAGCATTCTCTACAAAAATAAAAAGATCAACTAGCTACAATCGATCAACACAATCTCATGGGAGGAGTTGAACTATATTTCACACCAGTTCAACACATCCATCATGTAACAACCTCAGTCTAACACCGTCCACAAGCCTTTGTTTTGAAATGCAGCAAACACaactcccaccaccaccacaaggcCTGTCAAACCACCACCACAAGGCCTGTCAAACCACCACCACAAGGCCTGTCAAACCACCACCACAAGGCCTGTCAAACCACCACCACAAGGCCTGTCAAATGTTCTTGTGACCTACAAGATAATCCAGTCACTATTTCTGACCAGAGGAGTTGTTCGACATTCAAGTTTCCCTTTTTTTCCCCCCACAGGAGTCTTCGGACCTCCCTAGGTGATGTCATAGAAAAGATGGTGGTCctgaaggaaaggagatgaggaagGAAGGGAAGCTTGTTGAGTCCATCACAAAACGTGGTTCTAGGAAAGACCCACTCTTCCATAAGAGTTGAATACTATATCATTTAATATCAGTTTAAATTTACACAAaaactgcaacaaaaaaaaaagaaatctttCAATTCCTATTAAAGCGAGAATCCACCCAAGTCAAACATGAAATGATATCAGAACTAAAAAGGTATACTGAGCCAGCTGCAGTAGAGATgggctagagacagagagacgagggGGATGGTAGGTTTGACCAggcagtagtctgttagtaggtAGCAGAGGATGAGCTGCTGTGAATAACAATAtatagaggacacacacacacacacacacacacacacacacacacacacacacacacacagcagagagggCTTGGTTTGTACATGGTCCAGTTGGAGCGTCCGTCTCTCTGCAGTCTTGTCTGAAAAGactccctatattgtgcactaagTTTGACCAGAATCCGCATagacctctggtcaaaagtagtgcactaccccatagacctctggtcaaaagtagtgcactacatagggaatagggtggcgttTGATACACACAAGGTTGTGTGTCAGTGTTCTCAGATAGTCTGGTATCCAGCATGGCTCTTCTTCCTGCCGATGAGGTAAGCGATGAGAACGATGAGAACCAGGCCGGCCAGAGCGGCTCCCACGACGATGGGAATCAACATGTTGTCCTGATCCAACTGGCACTCATCcgctagagggagggagaggagggatgtggagggagaggagggatgtggagggagagagaaacacaaaCAGAAAAAATTATGTAAAGGTCATTGATACAAATAGAGAACTTCTAATCAAGGACAACCATAGAACACAATGACAaagtgtagagaggagagatggatagatcatatgaaagggtagagagagagagaggagagatggatagatcatatgaaagggtagagagagagagaggagagagatggatagatcatatgaaagggtagagagagagagagaggagagatggatagatcatatgaaagggtagagagagagagagaggagagatggatagatcatatgaaagggtagagagagaggagagatggatagatcatatgaaagggtagagagagaggagagatggatagatcatatgaaagggtagagagagagagagaggagagatggatagatcatatgaaagggtagagagagagagagaggagagatggatagatcatatgaaagggtagagagagagagagaggagagatggatagatcatatgaaagggtagagagagagagagaggagagatggatagatcatatgaaagggtagagagagagagagaggagagatggatagatcatatgaaagggtagagagagagagagaggagagatggatagatcatatgaaagggtagagagagagagagaggagagatggatagatcatatgaaagggtagagagagagagagaggagagatggatagatcatatgaaagggtagagagagagagagaggagagatggatagatcatatgaaagggtagagagagagagagaggagagatggatagatcatatgaaagggtagagagagagagagaggagagatggatagatcatatgaaagggtagagagagagagagaggagagatggatagatcatatgaaagggtagagagagagagagaggagagatggatagatcatatgaaagggtagagagagagagagaggagagatggatagatcatatgaaagggtagagagagagaggagagatggatagatcatatgaaagggtagagagagagagaggagagatggatagatcatatgaaagggtagagagagagagaggagagatggatagatcatatgaaagggtagagagagagagaggagagatggatagatcatatgaaagggtagagagagagagaggagagatggatagatcatatgaaagggtagagagagagagaggagagatggatagatcatatgaaagggtagagagagagagaggagagatggatagatcatatgaaagggtagagagagagagaggagagatggatagatcatatgaaagggtagagagagagagaggagagatggatagatcatatgaaagggtagagagagagagaggagagatggatagatcatatgaaagggtagagagagagagaggagagatggatagatcatatgaaagggtagagagagagagaggagagatggatagatcatatgaaagggtagagagagagaggagagatggatagatcatatgaaagggtagagagagagagaggagagatggatagatcatatgaaagggtagagagagagagaggagagatggatagatcatatgaaagggtagagagagagagaggagagatggatagatcatatgaaagggtagagagagagaggagagatggatagatcatatgaaagggtagagagagagagaagagatggataGATCATatgaaagggtagagagagagagagaggagagatggatagatcatgtgaaagggtagagagagagagagaggagagatggatagatcatatgaaagggtagagagagagagaagagatggataGATCATatgaaagggtagagagagagaggagagatggatagatcatatgaaagggtagagagagagagaggagagatggatagatcatatgaaagggtagagagagagaacattagatTAGATCGTGTCCAGTACCTTGTGTGAACTGTCCTCTGGTGATGCCGAAGGGCTGGACCTGCAGCTGGAAGGTGTTGAGGGAGAAGGTCTGGTCTACAGCCAGAGTCTGTTCTGAAATACACATGTAGCTACGCCCCAGGGAGCCACGCAGGTAGTCCAGACTACTGTTACTGGTGTTGAACggggctggagggagagacaggacggagggagagagagagatggagagagagagagacggagagagacagagagagagacggagagagagcgagaagtggTAAAGGTGAGGGGTAGTATATATAATCTCAGTCCTGAAGAGACCGATCATCAGTGTAACATACTGTTACTGTTTGGTCTATATGGACACTATTGATAAGAGGAAACACTAACCTGTCATATCAGACCAAGCTGCTACCACAGACAGACCAGTCAGGTGGTACCTGTTAGACGTGGTGTTCTGTAAAGACAAGAAAGAACATCagtcacagaggagagagaattgacagacagactgataaccagtcaggcagacaggtaaagagaccgacagacaggcagacaggtaaaCAGACAAATAggtaaacagacagactgataaccagtcagtcagacaggtaaagagaccgacagacaggcagacaggtaaaCAGACGGCGACAGACAAATAggtaaacagacagactgataaccagtcaggcagggaggcagacagacagacagacaaaagtgTAAAAGACTGACAGACAGGTAAAACGGTAGAGTGATGATGTCACCAGAGTAAACAGGAAGCTGAGGTTGGTGGCACTGCCTTGCGTTAGCACCAGGGTGGCGCTGGTGGGGTCACATGATCCTGAGCTGGTTGTCTGATTGGGCAGCAGGTTTACAACTTCCTGGATAGTCTGtcaatgaggaggagagggacaggtaaTTGTGTGTTACtgggacaatgtgtgtgtgtgtgtgtgtgtgtgtgtgtgtgtgtgtgtgtgtgtgtacaagagtgtgtgtgtgtgtgtgtgtgtgtgtgtgtgtgtacaagagtgtgtgtgtgtgtgtgtgtgtgtgtgtgtgtgttcaagagtgtgtgtgtgtgtgtgtgtgtgtgtgtgtacaagagtgtgtgtgtgtgtgtgtgtgtgtgtgtgtgtgtgtgtgtgtgtgtgtgtgtgtgtgtgtgtacatgagtgtgtgtgtgtgtgtgtgtgtgtacatgagtgtgtgtgtgtacatgagtgtgtgtgtgtgtgtgtacatgtgtgtgtgtgtgtgtgtgtgtgtgtacatgtgtgtgtgtgtgtgtgtacatgtgtgtgtgtgtgtgtgtgtgcatgagtgtgtgtgtgtgtgtgtgtgtgtgtgtgtgtgtgtgtgtgtaaaagagtgtgtgtgtgtgtgtgtgtgtgtgtgtgtgtgtgtgtgtgtgtgtgtgtgtgtgtgtgtgtgtgtgtgtacaagagtgtgtgtgtgtgtgtgtgtgtgtgtgtgtgtaaaagagtgtgtgtgtgtgtgtgtgtgtgtgtgtacaagagtgtgtgtgtgtgtgtgtgtgtgtgtgtgtgtgtgtgtgtgtgtgtaaatgagtgtgtgtgtgtgtgtgtgtgtgtgtgtgtgtgtgtgtgtacatgagtgtgtgtgtgtgtgtgtgtgtgtacatgtgtgtgtgtgtgtgtgtgtgtgtgtacatgtgtgtgtgtgtgtgtgtgtgtgtgtacatgtgtgtgtgtgtgtgtgtgtgtgtgtacatgtgtgtgtgtgtgtgtgtgtgtgtgtgcatgagtgtgtgtgtgtgtgtgtgtgtgtacatgagtgtgtgtgtgtgtgtgtgtgtacatgagtgtgtgtgtgtgtgtgtgtgtgtacatgagtgtgtgtgtgtgtgtgtgtgtgtacatgagtgtgtgtgtgtgtgtgtgtgtgtacatgtgtgtgtgtgtgtgtgtgtgtgtacatgagtgtgtgtgtgtgtgtgtgtacatgagtgtgtgtgtgtgtgtgtgtaaatgagtgtgtgtgtgtgtgtgtgtacatgagtgtgtgtgtgtgtgtgtgtgtacatgagtgtgtgtgtgtgtgtgtgtacgagtgtgtgtgtgtgtgtgtgtgtgtgtgtgtgtgtgtgtgtgtgtgtgtgtgtgtgtgtgtgtgtgtgtgtgtgtgtgggttacctTATTCTGTGAGGCAGAGAAGTAGGAGATGTTGAGCTGCAGTGCCATGCGGGCCAGCAGACAGACGGTCCCGTTGCTATTGGAGACAGAGTAGCTGCCCTGGTTGGGGGTTCCAGGGGGGGTGGGGACGGGGGCgggggctgctgtggtggtggaggggggtggaggcgGGGCTGTGGTGAAGCTCTGGTCAGCAGTACACACACTCTCTGGGAAGAACAGAACAGACTGTTCAGACCAGCTATCACACAACACGGGTCAATACCCtcatactgttcagaccagctatcacacaacacgggtcaataccctcatactgttcagaccagctatcacacaacacgggtcaataccctcatactgttcagaccagctatcacacaacacgggtcaataccctcatactgttcagaccagctatcacaacacgggtcaataccctcatactgttcagaccagctatcacacaacacgggtcaataccctcatactgttcagaccagctatCACACAACACGGGTCAATTCCCtcatactgttcagaccagctatcacacaacacaacacgggtcaataccctcatactgttcagaccagctatcacacaacacgggtcaataccctcatactgttcagaccagctatcacacaacacaacacgggtcaataccctcatactgttcagaccagctatcacacaacacgggtcaataccctcatactgttcagaccagctatcacacaacacgggtcaataccctcatactgttcagaccagctatCACACAACTCAACACGGGTCAATACACtcatactgttcagaccagctatcacacaacacaacacgggtcaataccctcatactgttcagaccagctatcacacaacacgggtcaataccctcatactgttcagaccagctatcacacaacacgggtcaataccctcatactgttcagaccagctatcacacaacacaacacgggtcaataccctcatactgttcagaccagctatcacacaacacgggtcaataccctcatactgttcagaccagctatcacacaactcaacacgggtcaataccctcatactgttcagaccagctatcacacaacacaacacgggtcaataccctcatactgttcagaccagctatcacacaactcaacacgggtcaataccctcatactgttcagaccagctatcacacaacacgggtcaataccctcatactgttcagaccagctatcacacaacacgggtcaataccctcatactgttcagaccagctatcacacaacacgggtcaataccctcatactgttcagaccagctatcacacaacacgggtcaataccctcatactgttcagaccagctatcacacaactcaacacgggtcaataccctcatactgttcagaccagctatcacacaacacaacacgggtcaataccctcatactgttcagaccagctatcacacaacacgggtcaataccctcatactgttcagaccagctatcacacaactcaacacgggtcaataccctcatactgttcagaccagctatcacacaacacgggtcaataccctcatactgttcagaccagctatcacacaactcaacacgggtcaataccctcatactgttcagaccagctatcacacaactcaacacgggtcaataccctcatactgttcagaccagctatcacacaacacaacacgggtcaataccctcatactgttcagaccagctatcacacaacacaacacgggtcaataccctcatactgttcagaccagctatcacacaacacgggtcaataccctcatactgttcagaccagctatcacacaacacgggtcaataccctcatactgttcagaccagctatCACACAACTCAACACAGGTCAATACCCtcatactgttcagaccagctatcacacaacacgggtcaataccctcatactgttcagaccagctatcacacaacacgggtcaataccctcatactgttcagaccagctatcacacaacacgggtcaataccctcatactgttcagaccagctatcacacaacacaacacgggtcaataccctcatactgttcagaccagctatcacacaacacgggtcaataccctcatactgttcagaccagctatcacacaacacgggtcaataccctcatactgttcagaccagctatCACACAACTCAACACGGGTCAATACACtcatactgttcagaccagctatcacacaacacaacacgggtcaataccctcatactgttcagaccagctatcacacaacacgggtcaataccctcatactgttcagaccagctatcacacaacacgggtcaataccctcatactgttcagaccagctatcacacaacacaacacgggtcaataccctcatactgttcagaccagctatcacacaacacgggtcaataccctcatactgttcagaccagctatcacacaactcaacacgggtcaataccctcatactgttcagaccagctatcacacaacacaacacgggtcaataccctcatactgttcagaccagctatcacacaactcaacacgggtcaataccctcatactgttcagaccagctatcacacaacacgggtcaataccctcatactgttcagaccagctatcacacaacacgggtcaataccctcatactgttcagaccagctatcacacaacacgggtcaataccctcatactgttcagaccagctatcacacaacacgggtcaataccctcatactgttcagaccagctatcacacaactcaacacgggtcaataccctcatactgttcagaccagctatcacacaacacaacacgggtcaataccctcatactgttcagaccagctatcacacaacacgggtcaataccctcatactgttcagaccagctatcacacaactcaacacgggtcaataccctcatactgttcagaccagctatcacacaacacgggtcaataccctcatactgttcagaccagctatcacacaactcaacacgggtcaataccctcatactgttcagaccagctatcacacaactcaacacgggtcaataccctcatactgttcagaccagctatcacacaacacaacacgggtcaataccctcatactgttcagaccagctatcacacaacacaacacgggtcaataccctcatactgttcagaccagctatcacacaacacgggtcaataccctcatactgttcagaccagctatcacacaacacgggtcaataccctcatactgttcagaccagctatCACACAACTCAACACAGGTCAATACCCtcatactgttcagaccagctatcacacaacacgggtcaataccctcatac encodes the following:
- the lamp1a gene encoding lysosome-associated membrane glycoprotein 1a; translation: MTRTCPFVVGIACFAILGCVTVVQSQVTLEVTEGNSTCIKAELSASFSITYDTANGTRTVMVPLPGAAVVGVASSCGGDGRSPWLVALFGDGHALGLSFSSNDTLYSVANLTLQYNLSDVATFPDANSTDVVTVETTSVGMVARVNTTYRCISASSVIVGGATVTFSNVTMEAYMTGDDLSPDESVCTADQSFTTAPPPPPSTTTAAPAPVPTPPGTPNQGSYSVSNSNGTVCLLARMALQLNISYFSASQNKTIQEVVNLLPNQTTSSGSCDPTSATLVLTQGSATNLSFLFTLNTTSNRYHLTGLSVVAAWSDMTAPFNTSNSSLDYLRGSLGRSYMCISEQTLAVDQTFSLNTFQLQVQPFGITRGQFTQADECQLDQDNMLIPIVVGAALAGLVLIVLIAYLIGRKKSHAGYQTI